The window GGCACGACCGCCAGCTCGTCGAGCGTCGCAGTGTTGAGGTTGGTCCGGGAGGTGGCCGTACCCGAAGTGGTCCTGGCGAACGGGACCTTGATCTGCTCGCCGTCCTTGAGCCGGCCGGCCAGGTTGGGGAGCCGGGTGAGGTCGGCGGCAGCGCTCAATCCGCCGGCGGCGGCGATGGCGTCGTACACCCGATCGCCGCGGGGCAGGCGGTAGAGGCCCGGGTTGGCGACCGCTCCGATCACGTGCACGAGCAGGCCCGCCGGAGGCGGCACCTCGAGGCTCGCGTCAGCGGCGGCAGGCTGGGCTGGAGCCGGTGCCGCGGCGGCAGCCGAGCTGTAGGCGTAGGCCCCCGCCAGGGTGCCGAGGCCGAGCGCGATCGGCGCGACGAGCAGCAGGAGGTGCTTCCACCCGGGGATGAAGCGGAGCTGGTTGCGCACAGGGCGAGGCTAGGGGGCAACTCGCGTGGCGGGAACCCTGCCTGTAAATCCAGCGCCGGCGAGGATGGTTCCGCGGGAAGGATTCGAACCTTCGGTCGAGGATCCAAAGTCCCCTGCCTTACCAGCTTGGCTACCGCGGAGCGCGCGAGTGACAACAGTACCGCGAGGCGCACACCGGATCAGAGGCCGGCGTGACCTCCGCGCGGCCGCGAGCGTTGGGTCATTCGATGAGGCACGCGCTCCTGCTCGGCCTGCTGCTGGTGACCGCCGCATGCGGCGCGTATCGGTTTCCGGGTGTGGAGCCGGGGGGCTCTGGGACGGTCAGCGGCAATGTGGTCGCCGTGCCGTGCGCGCCGGTCGAGTCGGCCGCCAAGCCGTGTGCGGGCAGACCCGTCCCTGGCCTCGAGCTGGATTTCACCAGCGGCGACACCACCCGGGGCGCCGTCACCGATTCAGAAGGCAACTACTCCATCGAGCTGGGTGCGGCCACCTGGAAGGTCCGGATGAAGACCTACATGCGCATCGTGAGCGGTCCGCCGGCCGTGACGGTCACGTCCGGGTCCAGGCTGATCGTGAGCTACGTCCTGGACTCAGGCATCCGGGTGCCCGTCCCTCAGCAATAGCGGGCGAGGCCGTCCCATAGCCGGCCGCGCCGGCGAGATCAGGGAACCAGGTTGATCAGCCGGTCCTGGACGTAGACGACCTTCGACGGCCCCCGTCCGTCCAGGGCCGCCCGCACCCGCTCGCTGCCCATCGCCGCCTCGAGCGCCGCCGCCTCGGACAACCCGGCGTCCACCGTGAGCCGGTCGCGCAGCTTGCCTCCGACCTGGACCACGAGCGTCACCATCGGCTCGGCCGCCGCCACCGCGTCGAACACCGGCCACGACGCATCCGCCAGCAAGCCGCTCTCCCCGAGCTTCTCCCACATCTCTTCGCATATGTGCGGCGCCGTCGGGTTGAGGAGCTTGACGAGCACCCGCACCGCCTCGTCCCACCCCGAGTCCCGCACGCCGCCCCGCTGCGCGTAGTCCTGCATCGCATTGGCGAGCTCCATCAGCGCCGCCACCGCGGTGTTGAACCGCAGCTCGTCGTAGTGCTCCGTCACCTTCTTCACCGTCTGCGCCACCTTGCGGCGCAGAGCAGCGGCGTCCGCGCCAGAGCCCTCGACCACGATCGACTCCGGCTCGAGCACCAACCGCCACACGCGCTGCAGGAAGCGCACGACGCCGTTGAGCCCGGCATCCGTCCACTCGACGTCTTCCTCGGGCGGACCGATGAACATCTCGTAGATCCGCCCCGCGTCCGCGCCCTGCGCCGCCACGAGCTCATCGGGCGAGACGCCGTTACCCAACGATTTCGACATGACCTGGCCGAACCGTTTCACCATTCCCTGGTTGAAGAGGCGCGTGAAGGGCTCCGAAACATCGAGCAGCCCCGCATCGTGCAGCACCTTGGTGAAAAAGCGCGAGTAGAGCAGGTGCAGGATGGCGTGCTCGACGCCCCCCGTGTACTGGTCGACCGGCATCCAGCGGTTGGCGAGCTCGGGGTCGAACGGCGCCGTCGAATCCTTCGGACTCGCGTAGCGCAGGAAGTACCACGACGAGTCGACGAAAGTGTCCATGGTGTCCGTCTCGCGCCGCGCCTCGCCCCCGCACACCGGGCATGTCGTCCGCCAGAACTCAGGCTGGTCCGGCAGCGGCCTGTACTCCTTGGGCAGCACGACCGGCAGCTGGTCCTTGGGCACGGGGACGATGCCGTCGACCGGGCAGTAGACCATCGGGATCGGGCAGCCCCAGTAGCGCTGCCGCGATATCAGCCAGTCGCGCAGGCGGTACTTGACCGCGCGGGTGCCCTTGCCATGAGCCTCCAGCCACGCGCACACGGCCTCGAAGCCGGTCGTGGTGTCCAAGCCGTCGAACTCACCGCTGTTGACCATCACGCCGGGTCCGACGTACGCCTCTCTCAAAGTGCCCTGCGGCCCGCTCGGAGGTGTGATCACCTCACGAATCGCAAGCCCGTACGTCGTCGCAAACACGAAATCCCGCTCGTCGTGGGCGGGCACGGCCATGATCGCCCCGGTGCCGTAGGTCATGAGCACGTAGTCGGCCACCCAGATCGGGATCCGCTCGCCGTTGACCGGATTGACGGCGAATCCACCGGTCGCCACGCCGGTCTTCTCGCGCTCCGTCGAAAGTCGATCGATCTCGGTGGCCCTGCGCGCCGTCTCCACGTACTCCT of the bacterium genome contains:
- a CDS encoding ComEA family DNA-binding protein, translated to MRNQLRFIPGWKHLLLLVAPIALGLGTLAGAYAYSSAAAAAPAPAQPAAADASLEVPPPAGLLVHVIGAVANPGLYRLPRGDRVYDAIAAAGGLSAAADLTRLPNLAGRLKDGEQIKVPFARTTSGTATSRTNLNTATLDELAVVPGFTEALAQDVIDYRTNYGGFQSTRELVDVLGMSEADYVIARRFLTL
- a CDS encoding leucine--tRNA ligase; this translates as MSGPRRSAYIPQDLEPKWQKVWADRGVMKASDGSPKPKYYDLVMYPYPSGNLTVGHARNYVMGDVLARMKRMQGFEVLHPFGWDAFGLPAENAAMKRGGLHPETWTQDNIAKGRRELTMLGILYDWDREVTSCLPDYYRWTQWLFLLMHERGLAYRAMAPVNWCPVDKTVLANEQVINGRCWRHPDVEVEKRDLEQWFLKITDYADRLLDDLELLDKWPNKVRVMQTNWIGRSQGAEVDFPVAGMEGETVRIYTTRPDTLFGATFMVLAPEHPLVDKVTTDAYRARVQEYVETARRATEIDRLSTEREKTGVATGGFAVNPVNGERIPIWVADYVLMTYGTGAIMAVPAHDERDFVFATTYGLAIREVITPPSGPQGTLREAYVGPGVMVNSGEFDGLDTTTGFEAVCAWLEAHGKGTRAVKYRLRDWLISRQRYWGCPIPMVYCPVDGIVPVPKDQLPVVLPKEYRPLPDQPEFWRTTCPVCGGEARRETDTMDTFVDSSWYFLRYASPKDSTAPFDPELANRWMPVDQYTGGVEHAILHLLYSRFFTKVLHDAGLLDVSEPFTRLFNQGMVKRFGQVMSKSLGNGVSPDELVAAQGADAGRIYEMFIGPPEEDVEWTDAGLNGVVRFLQRVWRLVLEPESIVVEGSGADAAALRRKVAQTVKKVTEHYDELRFNTAVAALMELANAMQDYAQRGGVRDSGWDEAVRVLVKLLNPTAPHICEEMWEKLGESGLLADASWPVFDAVAAAEPMVTLVVQVGGKLRDRLTVDAGLSEAAALEAAMGSERVRAALDGRGPSKVVYVQDRLINLVP